Proteins found in one bacterium genomic segment:
- the rplL gene encoding 50S ribosomal protein L7/L12 produces MSEDTNVEVPAKFEKLVEEISKMSVLDLSELVKVLEKKFGVSAAAPMMMAAAGAGAGAAEEAEEKTSFDVVLKEGGAQKIAVIKVVREATGLGLKESKDLVDGAPKTVKEGLDKAAADELKKKLEEAGATAELK; encoded by the coding sequence ATGTCTGAAGACACAAACGTAGAAGTTCCGGCAAAGTTCGAGAAACTCGTGGAGGAAATTTCCAAAATGAGCGTTCTCGACCTCTCGGAATTGGTGAAGGTATTGGAGAAGAAGTTTGGCGTATCCGCCGCAGCTCCCATGATGATGGCAGCAGCCGGTGCAGGAGCGGGCGCAGCCGAGGAAGCCGAGGAGAAGACGAGCTTTGATGTCGTCTTGAAGGAAGGAGGTGCGCAAAAGATTGCGGTCATTAAGGTGGTCCGCGAAGCAACAGGACTTGGCCTCAAAGAATCGAAAGACCTCGTTGACGGTGCGCCGAAGACCGTAAAGGAAGGTTTGGACAAAGCAGCCGCCGATGAATTAAAGAAGAAATTAGAGGAAGCGGGCGCAACCGCTGAGCTTAAGTAA
- the rplJ gene encoding 50S ribosomal protein L10 produces the protein MPLTRDEKTKIVSDAVGILKQAHMVIFADYKGMSVAKSQMFRRKVKKEGGSYKVIKKTLARIALKEAGLPAEGLEKYKDTLAVVTHKTEDSQLAKLFTQVTKELPELQVAGGIFEGKTLSKADVLELAKLPSKEEMLAKLLGTFMAPMSSFVRVLNGPVSGFTTIINKLATK, from the coding sequence ATGCCTCTAACTCGTGATGAAAAAACAAAGATCGTTTCGGATGCGGTGGGTATTTTGAAGCAGGCTCACATGGTCATTTTTGCCGACTACAAAGGTATGTCCGTGGCGAAAAGCCAGATGTTCCGCCGCAAGGTAAAGAAGGAGGGTGGTTCGTATAAGGTCATAAAAAAGACGCTCGCGCGCATTGCGCTTAAAGAAGCGGGGTTGCCCGCGGAAGGTTTGGAAAAGTATAAGGATACATTGGCTGTGGTCACTCACAAAACCGAAGACAGTCAATTGGCCAAGCTTTTCACGCAGGTAACAAAGGAACTGCCGGAGCTGCAAGTGGCAGGAGGGATCTTTGAAGGGAAAACTCTGTCAAAGGCCGACGTATTGGAACTGGCTAAGTTGCCGTCCAAAGAGGAAATGCTGGCGAAGCTTTTGGGCACGTTTATGGCTCCCATGTCTTCGTTCGTACGGGTGCTCAATGGGCCTGTTTCCGGATTCACAACTATTATCAATAAATTAGCAACCAAGTAA